From Halichoerus grypus chromosome 6, mHalGry1.hap1.1, whole genome shotgun sequence, one genomic window encodes:
- the TNS2 gene encoding tensin-2 isoform X1, producing MKSSGPVERLLRALGRRDSSRASSRANPGDPRPYTCTQPRKAEPHSFREKVFRKKPPVCAVCKVTIDGTGVSCRVCKVATHRKCEAKVTSSCQALPPAELRRNTAPVRRIEHLGSTKSLNHSKQRSTLPRSFSLDPLMERRWDLDLTYVTERILAAAFPTRPDEQRHRGHLRELAHVLQSKHRDKYLLFNLSEKRHDLTRLNPKVQDFGWPELHAPPLDKLCSICKAMETWLSADPQHVVVLYCKGSKGKLGVIVSAYMHYSKISAGADQALATLTMRKFCEDKVAAELQPSQRRYISYFSGLLSGSIRMNSSPLFLHYVLVPVLPAFEPGTGFQPFLKIYQSMQLVYTSGIYHIAGPGPQQLCISLEPALLLKGDVMVTCYHKGGRGTDRTLVFRVQFHTCTIHGPRLTFPKDQLDEAWADERFPFQASVEFVFSSSPEKIKGNTPRNEPSVSVDYNTAEPAVRWDSYENFNQHHEDSVDGSPTHTRGPLDGSPYAQVQRTPRQTPPAPSPEPPPPPMLSVSSDSGHSSTLTTEPAAESPGRPPPTAAERQELDRLLGGCGVAGGGRGAGRETAILDDEEQPPAGGGPHLGMYSGHRPGLSRHCSCRQGYREPCGVPNGGYYRPEGTLERRRLAYGGYEGHPPGYAEASVEKRRLCRSLSEGPYPYPPELGKPANADFGYRAPGYREVVILEDAGLPALCPCPACEKLALPTAALYGLRLEREAGEGWAGEAGKPLLHPVRPGHPLPLLVPACGHHHGPLPDYSCLKPPKAGEDGHEACSYGVCPEGRYGHPGYPALVTYSYGGAVPSYCPAYGRVPHTCGSPAEGRGYSSSGAHSPRAGSISPGSPPYPQSRKLSYEIPAEEGGDRYPMPGHLAPAGPLASAESPEPASWREGPSRHSTLPRSPRDAPCSASSDLSGPSTPLHTSSPVQGKESTRRQDTTSPTLVPTQRLSPGEALPSTPQGGAEKAPELPARSGLELPAPSPFSSTSPPRSPNDWPQEKSPGSRSDSASPRGPVPTSLPGLRHAPWQGLRDPPDSPDGSPLTPVPTQMPWLVASSEPPQSSPTPAFPVAASYDISGPTQPPLPEKRHLLGPGQQPGPWGSEQASPPARGTSHHVTFAPLLPDNVAQSPEPPVHESQSNVKFVQDTSKFWYKPHLSRDQAIALLKDKDPGAFLIRDSHSFQGAYGLALKVATPPPSAQPWKGDPLEQLVRHFLIETGPKGVKIKGCPSEPYFGSLSALVSQHSISPLSLPCCLRIPSKDPLEETPEAPVPANMSTAADLLRQGAACSVLYLTSVETESLTGPQAVARASSAALSCSPRPTPAIIHFKVSAQGITLTDNQRKLFFRRHYPVNSITFSSTDPQDRRWANPDGTTSKIFGFVAKKPGSPWENVCHLFAELDPDQPADAIVTFITKVLLGQRK from the exons ATGAAGTCCAGCGGCCCCGTGGAGAGGCTGCTCAGAGccttggggaggagggacagcagCCGGGCCAGCAGCAGG GCCAACCCTGGGGATCCTCGCCCCTACACCTGCACTCAG CCTAGGAAAGCTGAGCCACATAGCTTCCGGGAGAAGGTCTTCCGGAAGAAGCCACCAGTCTGTGCAGTGTGTAAGGTGACCATCGATGGGACTGGCGTCTCATGCAGAG TTTGCAAGGTGGCAACACACAGAAAATGTGAAGCAAAG GTGACTTCGTCCTGTCAGGCCTTGCCTCCCGCGGAGCTG cGGAGAAACACGGCCCCTGTGAGGCGCATAGAGCACCTG GGATCCACCAAGTCACTTAACCACTCAAAGCAGCGCAGCACTCTGCCCAG gaGCTTCAGCCTGGACCCGCTTATGGAGCGCCGCTGGGACTTGGACCTCACTTACGTGACGGAGCGGATCCTGGCCGCCGCCTTCCCCACGCGGCCCGACGAGCAGCGACACCGGGGACACCTGCGCGAGCTGGCTCACGTGCTGCAATCCAAGCACCGCGACAAGTACCTG CTCTTCAACCTTTCAGAGAAAAGACATGACCTGACCCGCCTGAACCCCAAG gtccaGGACTTCGGCTGGCCTGAGCTGCATGCGCCCCCCCTGGACAAGCTGTGTTCCATCTGCAAAGCCATGGAGACGTGGCTCAGTGCTGACCCACAGCACGTGGTCGTACTGTACTGCAAG GGGAGCAAGGGCAAGCTTGGGGTCATCGTCTCTGCCTACATGCACTACAGCAAGATCTCTGCAGG GGCAGACCAGGCACTGGCCACACTAACCATGAGGAAGTTCTGCGAGGACAAGGTGGCCGCGGAGCTGCAGCCCTCCCAGCGCCG ATATATCAGCTACTTCAGTGGCCTCCTGTCTGGCTCCATCAGAATGAACAGCAGCCCTCTCTTCCTGCACTACGTCCTCGTGCCCGTGCTGCCAGCCTTTGAACCGGGCACGG GCTTCCAGCCGTTCCTCAAGATCTACCAGTCCATGCAGCTGGTCTACACATCTGGAATCTA TCACATTGCAGGCCCTGGGCCCCAGCAGCTTTGCATCAGCCTGGAGCCAGCCCTCCTCCTCAAAGGCGATGTCATG GTGACCTGCTATCACAAGGGTGGCCGGGGGACAGACCGGACCCTGGTGTTCCGAGTTCAGTTCCACACGTGCACCATCCACGGGCCGCGGCTCACTTTCCCCAAGGACCAGCTGGACGAGGCCTGGGCTG ATGAGAGGTTCCCCTTCCAAGCCTCAGTGGAGTTCGTCTTCTCCTCCAGCCCAGAAAAGATCAAAG GAAACACCCCACGGAATGAGCCTTCGGTCTCTGTTGACTACAACACCGCGGAGCCCGCCGTGCGCTGGGACTCCTACGAGAACTTCAATCAGCACCATGAGGACAGTGTGGACG GCTCCCCGACCCACACCCGGGGACCTCTGGATGGCAGTCCTTATGCCCAGGTGCAGCGGACCCCCCGCCAGACCCCGCCAGCGCCCTCTCCAGAGCCACCTCCACCCCCCATGCTCTCTGTCAGCAGCGACTCTGGCCATTCGTCCACGCTGACCACGGAGCCCGCTGCCGAGTCCCCCGGGCGGCCGCCCCCGACGGCTGCCGAGCGGCAGGAGCTAGATCGCCTCCTGGGAGGCTGTGGAGTGGCCGGTGGGGGCCGGGGAGCTGGCCGTGAGACGGCCATCCTAGATGACGAGGAGCAGCCCCCCGCGGGCGGAGGCCCGCACCTCGGAATGTACTCGGGCCACAGACCTGGCCTCAGCCGCCACTGCTCCTGCCGCCAGGGCTACCGGGAGCCCTGCGGGGTCCCCAACGGGGGCTACTACCGGCCGGAGGGAACCCTGGAGAGGCGGCGGCTGGCCTATGGGGGCTACGAGGGGCACCCCCCGGGCTACGCCGAGGCCTCCGTGGAGAAGAGGCGCCTCTGCCGATCACTGTCTGAGGGGCCGTATCCCTACCCCCCCGAGCTGGGGAAACCAGCCAATGCGGACTTCGGCTACCGGGCCCCGGGCTACCGGGAGGTGGTGATCCTGGAGGACGCGGGGCTGCCTGCGCTCTGCCCGTGCCCCGCCTGTGAGAAGCTGGCGCTGCCCACTGCTGCCCTATATGGGCTGCGGCTGGAGAGGGAGGCCGGAGAGGGGTGGGCGGGTGAGGCCGGCAAGCCTCTCCTGCACCCGGTGCGGCCCGGGCACCCACTGCCCCTGCTGGTGCCTGCCTGTGGGCATCACCATGGCCCGCTGCCCGACTACAGCTGCCTGAAGCCGCCCAAGGCAGGCGAGGACGGGCACGAAGCCTGCTCCTATGGCGTGTGCCCTGAGGGCAGGTATGGGCACCCAGGGTACCCTGCCCTGGTGACCTACAGCTACGGAGGAGCAGTTCCCAGTTACTGCCCGGCGTATGGCCGGGTGCCCCATACCTGTGGCTCTCCGGCCGAGGGCAGAGGGTACTCCAGTTCTGGCGCCCACTCCCCACGGGCCGGCTCCATATCCCCGGGCAGCCCACCCTACCCACAGTCCAGGAAGCTGAGCTACGAGATCCCtgcggaggagggaggggacaggtaCCCGATGCCGGGGCACCTGGCCCCAGCGGGACCCTTGGCATCTGCAG AGTCACCTGAGCCAGCGTCCTGGAGGGAGGGCCCGAGCAGGCACAGCACCCTGCCGCGGTCTCCCCGTGATGCTCCGTGCAGCGCCTCTTCTGACCTGTCTGGGCCCTCCACACCCCTGCACACCAGCAGCCCAGTGCAGGGCAAGGAAAG CACCCGACGGCAGGACACCACATCCCCCACCTTGGTGCCCACTCAGAGACTAAGTCCTGGCGAGGCCTTGCCATCCACTCCCCAGGGAGGCGCTGAAAAGGCTCCCGAGCTGCCAGCAAGAAGCGGGCTGGAGCTTCCGGCCCctagccccttctcctccacctccccccccagGTCACCCAATGATTGGCCTCAGGAGAAGAGCCCGGGGAGCCGCTCGGACAGTGCCAGTCCGAGGGGCCCCGTGCCCACCTCGCTGCCTGGCCTCCGCCATGCCCCCTGGCAGGGCCTTCGAGATCCCCCAGATAGTCCGGATGGGTCCCCCCTCACTCCTGTGCCTACCCAGATGCCCTGGCTCGTGGCCAGCTCAGAGCCGCCCCAGAGCTCACCCACGCCTGCCTTCCCCGTGGCTGCCTCCTATGACATCAGTGGCCCGACCCAGCCCCCACTTCCGGAGAAACGCCACTTGCTGGGACCTGGGCAAcagccaggaccctggggctcAGAGCAGGCATCACCACCAGCCAGAGGCACCAGTCACCATGTCACCTTTGCACCTCTGCTCCCGGATAATGTCGCCCAATCCCCAG AGCCCCCTGTGCACGAGAGCCAGAGCAATGTCAAGTTCGTCCAGGATACGTCCAAGTTCTGGTACAAACCACACCTGTCCCGTGACCAAG ccaTTGCTCTGCTGAAGGACAAGGATCCTGGGGCCTTCCTGATCAGGGACAGTCATTCATTCCAAGGAGCCTATGGGCTGGCCCTCAAAGTGGCCACACCTCCACCCAGCGCCCAGCCCTGGAAAG gggACCCTTTGGAACAGCTGGTCCGCCATTTTCTCATTGAAACTGGGCCCAAAGGGGTGAAGATCAAGGGCTGTCCCAGTGAGCCCTACTTTG GCAGCCTGTCCGCCCTGGTCTCCCAGCACTCCATCTCCCCACTGTCCCTGCCCTGCTGCCTGCGCATTCCCAGCAAAG ATCCTCTAGAGGAGACCCCAGAGGCCCCGGTGCCCGCCAACATGAGCACAGCAGCAGACCTCCTCCGTCAGGGTGCCG CCTGCAGTGTGCTCTACCTGACCTCCGTGGAGACAGAGTCATTGACGGGACCCCAGGCGGTGGCCCGGGCCAGCTCGGCAGCTCTGAGCTGCAGCCCCCGGCCCACCCCAGCCATCATCCACTTCAAGGTCTCGGCCCAGGGCATTACACTGACAGACAACCAAAGGAA GCTCTTCTTTCGCCGCCATTACCCAGTGAACAGCATCACCTTCTCCAGCACTGATCCTCAGGACCGGAG ATGGGCCAACCCCGACGGGACCACCTCCAA GATCTTTGGTTTCGTGGCCAAGAAGCCGGGAAGCCCCTGGGAGAACGTGTGTCACCTCTTTGCAGAGCTTGACCCAGATCAGCCTGCAGATGCCATTGTCACCTTCATCACCAAAGTCCTTCTGGGTCAGAGAAAGTGA
- the TNS2 gene encoding tensin-2 isoform X4 — protein MKSSGPVERLLRALGRRDSSRASSRANPGDPRPYTCTQPRKAEPHSFREKVFRKKPPVCAVCKVTIDGTGVSCRVCKVATHRKCEAKVTSSCQALPPAELRRNTAPVRRIEHLGSTKSLNHSKQRSTLPRSFSLDPLMERRWDLDLTYVTERILAAAFPTRPDEQRHRGHLRELAHVLQSKHRDKYLLFNLSEKRHDLTRLNPKVQDFGWPELHAPPLDKLCSICKAMETWLSADPQHVVVLYCKGSKGKLGVIVSAYMHYSKISAGADQALATLTMRKFCEDKVAAELQPSQRRYISYFSGLLSGSIRMNSSPLFLHYVLVPVLPAFEPGTGFQPFLKIYQSMQLVYTSGIYHIAGPGPQQLCISLEPALLLKGDVMVTCYHKGGRGTDRTLVFRVQFHTCTIHGPRLTFPKDQLDEAWADERFPFQASVEFVFSSSPEKIKGNTPRNEPSVSVDYNTAEPAVRWDSYENFNQHHEDSVDGSPTHTRGPLDGSPYAQVQRTPRQTPPAPSPEPPPPPMLSVSSDSGHSSTLTTEPAAESPGRPPPTAAERQELDRLLGGCGVAGGGRGAGRETAILDDEEQPPAGGGPHLGMYSGHRPGLSRHCSCRQGYREPCGVPNGGYYRPEGTLERRRLAYGGYEGHPPGYAEASVEKRRLCRSLSEGPYPYPPELGKPANADFGYRAPGYREVVILEDAGLPALCPCPACEKLALPTAALYGLRLEREAGEGWAGEAGKPLLHPVRPGHPLPLLVPACGHHHGPLPDYSCLKPPKAGEDGHEACSYGVCPEGRYGHPGYPALVTYSYGGAVPSYCPAYGRVPHTCGSPAEGRGYSSSGAHSPRAGSISPGSPPYPQSRKLSYEIPAEEGGDRYPMPGHLAPAGPLASAESPEPASWREGPSRHSTLPRSPRDAPCSASSDLSGPSTPLHTSSPVQGKESTRRQDTTSPTLVPTQRLSPGEALPSTPQGGAEKAPELPARSGLELPAPSPFSSTSPPRSPNDWPQEKSPGSRSDSASPRGPVPTSLPGLRHAPWQGLRDPPDSPDGSPLTPVPTQMPWLVASSEPPQSSPTPAFPVAASYDISGPTQPPLPEKRHLLGPGQQPGPWGSEQASPPARGTSHHVTFAPLLPDNVAQSPEPPVHESQSNVKFVQDTSKFWYKPHLSRDQAIALLKDKDPGAFLIRDSHSFQGAYGLALKVATPPPSAQPWKGSLSALVSQHSISPLSLPCCLRIPSKDPLEETPEAPVPANMSTAADLLRQGAACSVLYLTSVETESLTGPQAVARASSAALSCSPRPTPAIIHFKVSAQGITLTDNQRKLFFRRHYPVNSITFSSTDPQDRRWANPDGTTSKIFGFVAKKPGSPWENVCHLFAELDPDQPADAIVTFITKVLLGQRK, from the exons ATGAAGTCCAGCGGCCCCGTGGAGAGGCTGCTCAGAGccttggggaggagggacagcagCCGGGCCAGCAGCAGG GCCAACCCTGGGGATCCTCGCCCCTACACCTGCACTCAG CCTAGGAAAGCTGAGCCACATAGCTTCCGGGAGAAGGTCTTCCGGAAGAAGCCACCAGTCTGTGCAGTGTGTAAGGTGACCATCGATGGGACTGGCGTCTCATGCAGAG TTTGCAAGGTGGCAACACACAGAAAATGTGAAGCAAAG GTGACTTCGTCCTGTCAGGCCTTGCCTCCCGCGGAGCTG cGGAGAAACACGGCCCCTGTGAGGCGCATAGAGCACCTG GGATCCACCAAGTCACTTAACCACTCAAAGCAGCGCAGCACTCTGCCCAG gaGCTTCAGCCTGGACCCGCTTATGGAGCGCCGCTGGGACTTGGACCTCACTTACGTGACGGAGCGGATCCTGGCCGCCGCCTTCCCCACGCGGCCCGACGAGCAGCGACACCGGGGACACCTGCGCGAGCTGGCTCACGTGCTGCAATCCAAGCACCGCGACAAGTACCTG CTCTTCAACCTTTCAGAGAAAAGACATGACCTGACCCGCCTGAACCCCAAG gtccaGGACTTCGGCTGGCCTGAGCTGCATGCGCCCCCCCTGGACAAGCTGTGTTCCATCTGCAAAGCCATGGAGACGTGGCTCAGTGCTGACCCACAGCACGTGGTCGTACTGTACTGCAAG GGGAGCAAGGGCAAGCTTGGGGTCATCGTCTCTGCCTACATGCACTACAGCAAGATCTCTGCAGG GGCAGACCAGGCACTGGCCACACTAACCATGAGGAAGTTCTGCGAGGACAAGGTGGCCGCGGAGCTGCAGCCCTCCCAGCGCCG ATATATCAGCTACTTCAGTGGCCTCCTGTCTGGCTCCATCAGAATGAACAGCAGCCCTCTCTTCCTGCACTACGTCCTCGTGCCCGTGCTGCCAGCCTTTGAACCGGGCACGG GCTTCCAGCCGTTCCTCAAGATCTACCAGTCCATGCAGCTGGTCTACACATCTGGAATCTA TCACATTGCAGGCCCTGGGCCCCAGCAGCTTTGCATCAGCCTGGAGCCAGCCCTCCTCCTCAAAGGCGATGTCATG GTGACCTGCTATCACAAGGGTGGCCGGGGGACAGACCGGACCCTGGTGTTCCGAGTTCAGTTCCACACGTGCACCATCCACGGGCCGCGGCTCACTTTCCCCAAGGACCAGCTGGACGAGGCCTGGGCTG ATGAGAGGTTCCCCTTCCAAGCCTCAGTGGAGTTCGTCTTCTCCTCCAGCCCAGAAAAGATCAAAG GAAACACCCCACGGAATGAGCCTTCGGTCTCTGTTGACTACAACACCGCGGAGCCCGCCGTGCGCTGGGACTCCTACGAGAACTTCAATCAGCACCATGAGGACAGTGTGGACG GCTCCCCGACCCACACCCGGGGACCTCTGGATGGCAGTCCTTATGCCCAGGTGCAGCGGACCCCCCGCCAGACCCCGCCAGCGCCCTCTCCAGAGCCACCTCCACCCCCCATGCTCTCTGTCAGCAGCGACTCTGGCCATTCGTCCACGCTGACCACGGAGCCCGCTGCCGAGTCCCCCGGGCGGCCGCCCCCGACGGCTGCCGAGCGGCAGGAGCTAGATCGCCTCCTGGGAGGCTGTGGAGTGGCCGGTGGGGGCCGGGGAGCTGGCCGTGAGACGGCCATCCTAGATGACGAGGAGCAGCCCCCCGCGGGCGGAGGCCCGCACCTCGGAATGTACTCGGGCCACAGACCTGGCCTCAGCCGCCACTGCTCCTGCCGCCAGGGCTACCGGGAGCCCTGCGGGGTCCCCAACGGGGGCTACTACCGGCCGGAGGGAACCCTGGAGAGGCGGCGGCTGGCCTATGGGGGCTACGAGGGGCACCCCCCGGGCTACGCCGAGGCCTCCGTGGAGAAGAGGCGCCTCTGCCGATCACTGTCTGAGGGGCCGTATCCCTACCCCCCCGAGCTGGGGAAACCAGCCAATGCGGACTTCGGCTACCGGGCCCCGGGCTACCGGGAGGTGGTGATCCTGGAGGACGCGGGGCTGCCTGCGCTCTGCCCGTGCCCCGCCTGTGAGAAGCTGGCGCTGCCCACTGCTGCCCTATATGGGCTGCGGCTGGAGAGGGAGGCCGGAGAGGGGTGGGCGGGTGAGGCCGGCAAGCCTCTCCTGCACCCGGTGCGGCCCGGGCACCCACTGCCCCTGCTGGTGCCTGCCTGTGGGCATCACCATGGCCCGCTGCCCGACTACAGCTGCCTGAAGCCGCCCAAGGCAGGCGAGGACGGGCACGAAGCCTGCTCCTATGGCGTGTGCCCTGAGGGCAGGTATGGGCACCCAGGGTACCCTGCCCTGGTGACCTACAGCTACGGAGGAGCAGTTCCCAGTTACTGCCCGGCGTATGGCCGGGTGCCCCATACCTGTGGCTCTCCGGCCGAGGGCAGAGGGTACTCCAGTTCTGGCGCCCACTCCCCACGGGCCGGCTCCATATCCCCGGGCAGCCCACCCTACCCACAGTCCAGGAAGCTGAGCTACGAGATCCCtgcggaggagggaggggacaggtaCCCGATGCCGGGGCACCTGGCCCCAGCGGGACCCTTGGCATCTGCAG AGTCACCTGAGCCAGCGTCCTGGAGGGAGGGCCCGAGCAGGCACAGCACCCTGCCGCGGTCTCCCCGTGATGCTCCGTGCAGCGCCTCTTCTGACCTGTCTGGGCCCTCCACACCCCTGCACACCAGCAGCCCAGTGCAGGGCAAGGAAAG CACCCGACGGCAGGACACCACATCCCCCACCTTGGTGCCCACTCAGAGACTAAGTCCTGGCGAGGCCTTGCCATCCACTCCCCAGGGAGGCGCTGAAAAGGCTCCCGAGCTGCCAGCAAGAAGCGGGCTGGAGCTTCCGGCCCctagccccttctcctccacctccccccccagGTCACCCAATGATTGGCCTCAGGAGAAGAGCCCGGGGAGCCGCTCGGACAGTGCCAGTCCGAGGGGCCCCGTGCCCACCTCGCTGCCTGGCCTCCGCCATGCCCCCTGGCAGGGCCTTCGAGATCCCCCAGATAGTCCGGATGGGTCCCCCCTCACTCCTGTGCCTACCCAGATGCCCTGGCTCGTGGCCAGCTCAGAGCCGCCCCAGAGCTCACCCACGCCTGCCTTCCCCGTGGCTGCCTCCTATGACATCAGTGGCCCGACCCAGCCCCCACTTCCGGAGAAACGCCACTTGCTGGGACCTGGGCAAcagccaggaccctggggctcAGAGCAGGCATCACCACCAGCCAGAGGCACCAGTCACCATGTCACCTTTGCACCTCTGCTCCCGGATAATGTCGCCCAATCCCCAG AGCCCCCTGTGCACGAGAGCCAGAGCAATGTCAAGTTCGTCCAGGATACGTCCAAGTTCTGGTACAAACCACACCTGTCCCGTGACCAAG ccaTTGCTCTGCTGAAGGACAAGGATCCTGGGGCCTTCCTGATCAGGGACAGTCATTCATTCCAAGGAGCCTATGGGCTGGCCCTCAAAGTGGCCACACCTCCACCCAGCGCCCAGCCCTGGAAAG GCAGCCTGTCCGCCCTGGTCTCCCAGCACTCCATCTCCCCACTGTCCCTGCCCTGCTGCCTGCGCATTCCCAGCAAAG ATCCTCTAGAGGAGACCCCAGAGGCCCCGGTGCCCGCCAACATGAGCACAGCAGCAGACCTCCTCCGTCAGGGTGCCG CCTGCAGTGTGCTCTACCTGACCTCCGTGGAGACAGAGTCATTGACGGGACCCCAGGCGGTGGCCCGGGCCAGCTCGGCAGCTCTGAGCTGCAGCCCCCGGCCCACCCCAGCCATCATCCACTTCAAGGTCTCGGCCCAGGGCATTACACTGACAGACAACCAAAGGAA GCTCTTCTTTCGCCGCCATTACCCAGTGAACAGCATCACCTTCTCCAGCACTGATCCTCAGGACCGGAG ATGGGCCAACCCCGACGGGACCACCTCCAA GATCTTTGGTTTCGTGGCCAAGAAGCCGGGAAGCCCCTGGGAGAACGTGTGTCACCTCTTTGCAGAGCTTGACCCAGATCAGCCTGCAGATGCCATTGTCACCTTCATCACCAAAGTCCTTCTGGGTCAGAGAAAGTGA